A single Methanolobus sp. ZRKC5 DNA region contains:
- a CDS encoding AIR synthase-related protein: MDIEGYAKRGLKNNESDIEDKLIARILEVKKTSPEHARKLAQATITEARATLDLKGDVLEPTVSGVTMGEFGVGSRGLGDFYTHEKIAEVIGKTGAVVDTTHLDDSGVVKADGGEYVILTVDGMHSRLSDYSFLAGFHVARAALRDVYAMGSRPIAMLSDIHVADDGDVGKIFDHIAGITAVSELSGIPLITGSTLRIGGDMVIGERMTGAVGAVGVSADLTSREQTKVGDVILMTEGAGGGTISTTALYYEMHDIVNETINIKFLEACDKLLESGLVEHIHAMTDVTNGGIRGDAKEISRTAGVKLTFEEKYMRKLVNPAVLEMLESLEIDYLGVSLDALLIIAPEEYAEDIMKTIRSADVDVAVIGKVVEGTGSEITIDGEVKDFTPRFRESAYTPIKKMIGDENPRDYDEMKKAIDTAALNAIEKKRRVIEMVKRK, encoded by the coding sequence ATGGATATCGAAGGCTACGCAAAAAGAGGACTTAAAAACAACGAGTCTGACATCGAAGACAAACTCATTGCCAGGATACTTGAAGTAAAGAAGACAAGTCCTGAACATGCACGTAAACTTGCACAGGCAACAATCACAGAAGCCAGAGCTACCCTTGATCTGAAAGGAGACGTACTTGAACCCACGGTATCCGGTGTGACAATGGGAGAGTTTGGCGTGGGCTCCAGAGGTCTTGGAGACTTTTACACTCATGAAAAAATAGCAGAGGTCATCGGAAAGACCGGAGCAGTTGTTGACACCACTCACCTTGATGATTCAGGAGTTGTCAAAGCAGATGGGGGAGAATATGTAATCCTCACCGTTGACGGCATGCACTCCAGACTCAGCGATTACTCATTCCTTGCAGGATTCCACGTTGCAAGAGCAGCACTACGTGACGTATATGCCATGGGTTCAAGACCCATTGCAATGCTCTCAGACATCCACGTGGCCGATGATGGTGATGTAGGTAAGATATTTGACCACATAGCAGGTATCACCGCAGTTTCCGAGCTATCGGGCATCCCACTCATAACAGGCAGCACCCTGAGAATAGGTGGAGATATGGTAATAGGCGAGCGCATGACCGGAGCAGTCGGTGCCGTAGGAGTTTCAGCAGACCTGACATCACGTGAGCAGACAAAAGTTGGAGATGTCATACTCATGACAGAGGGAGCAGGTGGCGGAACTATATCCACAACAGCACTCTACTATGAAATGCATGATATTGTGAATGAGACAATCAATATAAAGTTCCTGGAAGCATGCGATAAACTTCTGGAATCCGGTCTTGTGGAACATATCCATGCAATGACAGATGTCACAAATGGTGGCATCCGCGGGGATGCTAAGGAAATATCCAGAACAGCAGGCGTTAAACTCACCTTCGAAGAGAAGTACATGAGAAAACTTGTCAATCCGGCAGTTCTTGAGATGCTTGAATCCCTGGAAATTGATTATCTTGGAGTTTCCCTTGATGCTTTGCTCATAATTGCACCTGAGGAATATGCCGAAGATATAATGAAGACCATACGAAGTGCAGATGTAGATGTTGCTGTTATCGGAAAAGTAGTGGAAGGCACAGGCTCTGAAATAACAATTGACGGAGAGGTCAAGGATTTCACACCACGATTCAGAGAATCAGCATACACACCCATCAAGAAGATGATCGGTGACGAGAACCCGCGTGACTACGATGAAATGAAAAAAGCAATTGATACAGCAGCACTCAATGCCATCGAAAAGAAAAGACGTGTAATAGAGATGGTAAAAAGAAAATAG
- a CDS encoding nodulation protein NfeD yields the protein MRHKCWFFLSTFLFLTLTLSLFSGMACAAGQEKVLVLDISDSITPVSDDIVADAIAFAENDDYEALVITLNTPGGGLDETLDIIEQIAATDVPVIGFVYPEGTKAWSAGTLILISTDIAAMAPYTIIGSAQPVTVTASGSEPVEEAKIINALVKRATENAKQHGRNQTAAEEFITENLNLDADTALEYDVIEYVAPSIEDLMSQVDGVEVKERVLNTGGADITYYEPSLRLAFMNIISNPIVSSLLLLLGVYAIILGISNPGFGAELFGIVAIALGLIGTGFDVNIGALFLIIVGVILLVLEFQAPGFGVFGIAGFVCIIAGSVLLAPTDFPRNYTPAEFQRTLIISVSAPTIILGLFLVFVIYKVVEVRKRRPLFGELVGDSAQALDPIGNGQEGYVLHHGQYWKARSSGVIEKGDKVTIIEKDGVVLVVEKLEKEGELDK from the coding sequence ATGAGACACAAGTGCTGGTTCTTCCTGAGCACTTTTCTTTTTTTGACATTGACTTTGTCCCTGTTCTCAGGTATGGCCTGTGCTGCCGGGCAGGAGAAAGTACTGGTTCTTGATATCTCCGATTCTATCACTCCGGTCTCTGACGACATTGTAGCTGATGCCATAGCATTTGCAGAGAACGATGACTATGAAGCCCTTGTTATCACTCTGAATACTCCTGGTGGGGGGCTGGATGAAACTCTTGATATCATTGAACAGATTGCTGCAACCGATGTCCCTGTTATAGGATTTGTCTATCCCGAAGGAACGAAAGCATGGTCTGCAGGAACTCTTATCTTAATAAGTACGGACATCGCTGCAATGGCGCCATATACTATCATAGGTTCTGCACAGCCGGTCACTGTGACAGCCAGTGGTTCTGAACCTGTTGAAGAGGCAAAGATAATCAATGCTCTTGTGAAAAGGGCAACTGAAAACGCGAAGCAGCATGGCCGTAATCAGACGGCTGCAGAGGAGTTCATCACCGAGAATCTTAATCTTGATGCGGATACTGCTCTTGAGTATGATGTTATTGAGTATGTTGCTCCTTCCATCGAGGATCTGATGTCACAGGTTGATGGGGTAGAGGTTAAAGAAAGAGTGCTCAACACAGGGGGGGCGGATATCACCTATTATGAACCGTCTCTGCGCCTTGCATTCATGAATATCATTTCAAATCCTATAGTTTCCTCGTTGCTTCTGCTCCTTGGAGTCTATGCGATAATACTGGGAATTTCAAATCCTGGTTTTGGTGCAGAACTTTTCGGTATAGTTGCTATTGCTCTGGGGCTGATTGGTACCGGCTTTGATGTGAATATTGGTGCTCTGTTCCTCATAATTGTTGGTGTGATCCTGCTTGTGCTGGAATTCCAGGCTCCGGGTTTCGGGGTTTTTGGAATAGCGGGTTTTGTATGCATAATTGCTGGCAGTGTACTGCTGGCACCTACGGATTTCCCCCGCAACTATACGCCTGCGGAATTCCAGAGAACGTTGATAATCTCAGTCTCAGCTCCGACTATTATCCTCGGGCTTTTCCTTGTTTTTGTCATTTACAAGGTGGTTGAGGTCAGAAAGAGAAGACCGTTGTTCGGTGAACTGGTTGGTGACAGTGCGCAGGCTCTTGACCCAATAGGCAATGGTCAGGAAGGGTACGTTCTCCATCATGGGCAATACTGGAAAGCACGCTCATCGGGTGTAATTGAAAAAGGCGATAAAGTGACAATAATTGAAAAAGATGGTGTGGTGCTTGTGGTTGAGAAATTAGAGAAAGAGGGTGAATTAGATAAGTAA
- a CDS encoding slipin family protein — protein MPLVDFILPLAIVAVFILSKAIKIVNEYERVVIFRLGRLSGIKGPGLFLIIPIIDTVVKIDLRVVTIDVPKQAVITKDNVTVAVDAVVYYQVVDPSRAVNEVENFKYATAMLSQTTLRDVIGQIDLDDVLSKRDDINKSIQESLDISTDPWGIKVTSVTLRDVSIDDTMLRAIAKQAEAEREKRSRIILADGEFIAATKMKDAARLYEEVPVAIKLRELQTYAEIAREKNMIVVANSANVGEVAALSKAFAKKE, from the coding sequence ATGCCTTTAGTTGATTTTATTTTACCTTTAGCTATTGTGGCAGTCTTTATACTGTCCAAAGCGATTAAGATTGTAAATGAATATGAACGTGTGGTTATCTTCCGTCTGGGAAGATTAAGCGGGATAAAAGGTCCCGGTCTGTTTCTGATCATCCCTATAATCGATACGGTTGTGAAGATCGACCTGCGTGTTGTCACTATTGATGTGCCTAAACAGGCGGTCATCACTAAGGATAACGTAACAGTAGCTGTTGATGCTGTAGTCTATTACCAGGTAGTTGATCCATCAAGGGCTGTCAATGAGGTCGAGAACTTCAAGTACGCCACTGCTATGCTTTCACAGACGACACTGCGTGACGTTATCGGCCAGATAGATCTTGATGATGTTCTCTCAAAAAGAGATGATATCAACAAGAGCATTCAGGAATCGCTGGATATTTCCACTGATCCGTGGGGTATCAAGGTTACGAGTGTTACTTTAAGAGATGTCAGTATAGATGATACTATGCTGCGTGCAATTGCAAAGCAGGCAGAAGCAGAGCGTGAGAAGCGGTCCCGTATCATACTTGCAGACGGTGAGTTTATTGCCGCTACAAAGATGAAAGATGCTGCACGCCTGTACGAGGAAGTGCCGGTTGCCATCAAACTAAGGGAACTGCAGACATATGCGGAAATAGCAAGGGAAAAGAACATGATTGTTGTAGCCAACTCTGCCAATGTTGGAGAGGTAGCGGCACTTTCAAAGGCGTTTGCTAAGAAAGAGTGA
- a CDS encoding DHH family phosphoesterase has protein sequence MSEKCKDCNGKGYSVTGTAKCPECKGTGKSKSVDFMKLSEKDMASFLENGSSCTNCEGSGEIEERETCAACSGKGVFYKCKICGTPMDRLYEGNEVCSSCTKKQIVYKLDNSCTLDELEVGSMYHSVVRNIAEFGVFVDLNSNLRGLIHSSNMSGPLEVGEAVIVGLKEIKPRGKMDLVPRKLKEYETVELEKELPIKLASEVTQMVGKTVKIQGEIIQVKQTAGPTIFTIADETGQVSGAAFESAGERAYPQIDSDMIVAATGDISSRGGSVQLEIQSLKRLNGPEETEILQRIEAAIDSRAEPYDIEYMVESEVLEKLRPTMKKAAKEIRKAIIKSTPILLRHHADADGMTAALAIEKAIIPLIREVNGQDGEYHFYRRAPSKAPFYEMTDVIRDIGFALEDVVRHGQKMPLVISVDNGSSIENVTAMKQARVYGIQMIVMDHHQPDDEVDQYLLTHVNPAHVGGDFGMTAGMLCTEVARMINVNVEDDIKHLPAVAALGDRSEAEEAKRYIELVSDKYTLQNLKDMALALDFAAYWLKFNAGKGIIDDILDFGDHVIHKNLVNVFCEQANDMIAEQIDVCMLHVKAQDLPNGAVLNVLDVENHAHKFTFPPPGKTSGEVHDKLCQRYGDKPVVTIGYGPDFAVIRSKGVMMNIPQMVRELYEEVKGGGVNGGGHLVVGSIKFVEGMRTEVLSKLVEKIGSVGVE, from the coding sequence ATGAGCGAGAAATGTAAGGATTGCAATGGAAAAGGTTATAGTGTCACTGGCACTGCCAAATGTCCAGAATGCAAAGGAACTGGAAAATCAAAGTCAGTAGACTTCATGAAGCTTTCTGAAAAGGATATGGCCAGTTTTTTGGAGAATGGCTCTTCCTGTACTAACTGTGAAGGAAGCGGAGAGATAGAGGAAAGGGAGACATGCGCTGCATGCTCCGGTAAAGGTGTTTTTTACAAGTGTAAGATATGTGGAACACCTATGGACAGGCTTTATGAAGGAAATGAAGTTTGTTCCTCATGTACAAAGAAACAGATCGTGTACAAGCTTGACAACTCATGTACTCTGGATGAACTTGAAGTTGGTAGTATGTACCATTCAGTTGTCAGGAACATTGCAGAATTCGGAGTTTTCGTTGACCTCAATTCCAACCTCCGGGGACTTATACATTCAAGCAATATGAGTGGACCACTGGAAGTAGGAGAAGCTGTAATTGTAGGCCTCAAGGAAATAAAACCAAGAGGTAAAATGGATCTGGTACCCCGTAAGCTCAAAGAATACGAGACCGTGGAACTTGAAAAAGAACTCCCTATAAAACTTGCAAGTGAAGTCACCCAGATGGTGGGCAAAACGGTAAAGATCCAGGGAGAGATCATTCAGGTCAAGCAAACAGCAGGACCAACTATCTTTACTATTGCTGATGAAACCGGGCAAGTTTCAGGCGCTGCTTTTGAGAGTGCCGGTGAAAGGGCATACCCTCAAATAGACTCTGATATGATAGTCGCAGCTACCGGGGATATATCTTCCCGCGGAGGCAGTGTGCAGCTTGAGATCCAGAGCCTTAAAAGACTAAACGGACCAGAAGAAACAGAGATACTTCAGCGCATAGAAGCTGCCATTGACAGCAGGGCAGAACCCTATGATATAGAATATATGGTTGAGAGTGAGGTTCTTGAGAAACTCAGGCCGACCATGAAGAAAGCTGCAAAGGAAATAAGGAAGGCAATTATCAAATCCACCCCTATCCTGTTGCGCCACCATGCCGATGCTGACGGAATGACCGCGGCTCTGGCCATTGAGAAGGCCATCATCCCACTCATAAGAGAAGTGAACGGACAGGACGGAGAATATCACTTTTACAGACGTGCACCTTCAAAGGCACCGTTCTACGAGATGACAGATGTCATCCGTGATATCGGCTTTGCCCTTGAAGATGTGGTAAGACATGGACAGAAGATGCCCCTTGTCATAAGTGTAGACAATGGGTCCTCCATAGAGAACGTGACTGCAATGAAGCAGGCAAGGGTATACGGCATCCAGATGATAGTCATGGATCACCACCAGCCTGACGATGAGGTAGATCAATACCTGCTAACCCATGTTAATCCGGCACATGTTGGAGGAGATTTCGGTATGACAGCAGGTATGCTCTGTACCGAGGTAGCACGCATGATAAATGTCAACGTGGAAGATGATATCAAACACCTCCCTGCAGTAGCTGCTCTTGGTGACCGTTCAGAAGCGGAAGAGGCAAAGAGGTACATAGAACTGGTATCTGACAAGTATACCTTGCAGAACCTCAAAGATATGGCACTTGCCCTTGACTTTGCAGCATACTGGCTTAAGTTCAACGCTGGAAAAGGCATTATTGATGATATCCTGGACTTTGGTGACCATGTTATACACAAGAACCTTGTCAACGTGTTTTGCGAACAGGCAAATGACATGATAGCCGAGCAAATAGATGTATGTATGCTACACGTGAAAGCACAGGACCTTCCAAACGGAGCTGTCCTGAATGTGCTCGATGTTGAAAACCATGCTCACAAGTTCACATTCCCACCACCCGGAAAAACTTCAGGAGAAGTTCACGACAAATTGTGTCAGAGATACGGAGACAAACCTGTCGTAACTATAGGATACGGACCTGACTTTGCTGTTATCCGCTCAAAGGGAGTTATGATGAACATACCACAGATGGTCAGGGAACTCTACGAAGAGGTAAAAGGCGGAGGAGTTAACGGTGGAGGACACCTTGTCGTCGGAAGTATAAAATTCGTAGAAGGTATGCGCACAGAAGTACTCTCAAAACTAGTAGAAAAAATAGGTTCCGTAGGAGTTGAATAA
- a CDS encoding orotate phosphoribosyltransferase-like protein — translation MKNIDKLIQKALELQANGLVTRQIADELNVSRETVTWLLTRAKKEEVSPAPKDISVNWSSIGKSPYRMRHLGIAMCDMVLDTVEETGNDIDMVVGIGLSGVPLASLMAEELDTELSVYHAYNEHNDDSKLKGAFSRNFAGIKGKKCVIVDDVITTGTTMNDVVTHLRSSGAKPVAIAVLVDKSGSESVSEVPIHALVSIVRVD, via the coding sequence ATGAAGAATATTGATAAATTGATCCAAAAAGCCCTTGAATTGCAGGCAAATGGTCTTGTCACAAGGCAAATTGCAGATGAACTTAACGTTTCCCGGGAGACTGTCACTTGGCTCTTGACCCGTGCCAAGAAGGAAGAAGTATCTCCCGCTCCAAAGGATATTTCAGTTAACTGGAGCAGCATTGGAAAGAGTCCTTATAGGATGCGTCATCTTGGAATTGCCATGTGTGATATGGTACTTGACACCGTGGAAGAAACTGGTAATGATATTGACATGGTGGTTGGTATTGGTCTTAGCGGGGTTCCACTTGCAAGTCTTATGGCAGAAGAACTGGATACTGAACTATCAGTGTACCATGCCTACAACGAGCATAATGACGATTCCAAGTTGAAGGGTGCATTCAGCAGGAACTTTGCAGGTATCAAAGGGAAGAAATGTGTCATCGTGGATGATGTCATAACCACTGGCACAACAATGAATGATGTTGTTACCCACCTCAGGAGTTCAGGTGCAAAGCCAGTTGCAATTGCAGTGCTTGTAGATAAGAGCGGCTCTGAATCCGTTTCTGAGGTTCCGATACATGCCCTTGTAAGTATTGTACGTGTGGACTGA
- a CDS encoding DNA-binding protein has translation MEYYIADSAVFIMGVGIEPHRIITIPSVINELKSNEASMRFELARESGARVEMPEDSFRKSVLDIANKTRDCEELSATDIDILAKALEYKGVSVLLTDDYAVQNVAKVLGIEVKPVAQKKIKDVLVWQKECVGCRKRFDSGEVCPVCGSALKKKRKRKI, from the coding sequence ATGGAATATTACATTGCAGATTCTGCGGTCTTCATAATGGGGGTCGGAATCGAACCTCACAGAATAATTACTATACCTTCAGTTATCAATGAACTCAAAAGTAATGAGGCATCAATGCGTTTTGAGCTCGCCCGTGAAAGTGGGGCACGTGTGGAAATGCCGGAGGATAGTTTTCGAAAGTCTGTCTTGGACATCGCAAACAAAACAAGGGATTGTGAGGAATTATCGGCAACTGACATCGATATCCTTGCCAAGGCACTTGAATATAAGGGAGTTTCAGTCCTTTTAACAGATGATTATGCAGTTCAGAACGTTGCCAAAGTACTGGGCATAGAGGTAAAGCCTGTGGCCCAGAAAAAGATAAAGGATGTGCTGGTATGGCAAAAGGAATGTGTAGGGTGTCGAAAACGTTTTGATAGTGGTGAAGTGTGTCCGGTTTGTGGTTCTGCACTTAAGAAAAAGCGTAAAAGAAAAATATAA
- a CDS encoding ATPase domain-containing protein, translating into MTRISSGNIDLDKRLQGGFPEGECVLITGEPGTGKTILCIQFLYNACKQGKKCVMIATEETPEKIILHGKALGFDLEPFVENKQLSMIHFLEMRAKNVTDGYNNISMYIDDLNNLGHIIQEDTEVVVLDNMGTFSIGMDLKTFKDKIEKLAYVLSNQKRISLMVMDATAHELTHRIAEYSTYGTIRLMTKENPYTGKMERFMYIPKMRGTKISLDIINYDITEEGIKLFPPKANR; encoded by the coding sequence ATGACAAGAATATCAAGTGGAAATATTGACCTGGATAAAAGATTACAAGGAGGCTTTCCTGAAGGAGAGTGTGTTCTCATAACAGGAGAACCCGGAACTGGTAAAACTATTTTATGCATCCAATTCCTTTACAATGCATGCAAACAAGGAAAGAAGTGTGTAATGATAGCAACTGAAGAAACCCCGGAAAAAATAATACTCCATGGTAAAGCACTTGGTTTTGATCTTGAACCTTTCGTGGAGAACAAGCAGCTATCTATGATACACTTCCTTGAAATGAGAGCAAAAAATGTAACTGATGGGTATAACAATATCAGCATGTATATAGACGACCTGAACAACCTTGGACACATCATCCAGGAAGATACTGAGGTCGTTGTTCTTGATAACATGGGCACTTTTTCAATAGGGATGGATTTGAAAACATTCAAAGACAAAATTGAGAAATTGGCATATGTACTGTCAAATCAAAAAAGGATATCTCTTATGGTAATGGATGCAACTGCACATGAACTCACCCATCGTATAGCTGAGTATTCCACTTATGGAACAATCAGGTTGATGACAAAAGAAAATCCGTATACCGGCAAAATGGAAAGGTTCATGTATATACCCAAGATGAGAGGAACAAAGATCTCACTGGACATTATTAACTATGACATAACCGAAGAAGGTATCAAGCTATTCCCGCCAAAGGCCAACAGATAA
- a CDS encoding NAD+ synthase yields MDISKAKDSIVEFIRDKTKEAGIKGAVIGISGGIDSALIAYLTVEALGKENVLGIHMPELNLTPAEDVLDATEVASRLGIEFKTVNISEILSGYMNTIPESSAFNSHANGNLKSRIRMSVLYYYANMMSRMVMGTGNKTEILLGYFTKYGDGGVDIEPIGDLYKTEVKEMSALMGVPEEIITKAPSARLWADQTDEDELGITYELVDRFLALLLEGESPQVAQNTLGLTGTQRDSVVKRINVNLHKQKAPAIAELNSLR; encoded by the coding sequence ATGGACATATCAAAAGCTAAAGATAGCATCGTTGAATTCATCCGGGATAAAACAAAGGAAGCAGGTATAAAAGGCGCAGTAATAGGAATCAGTGGAGGTATCGATTCCGCTCTGATAGCTTACCTGACAGTTGAAGCCCTTGGTAAAGAGAATGTCCTTGGCATACACATGCCAGAACTTAACCTGACACCTGCAGAAGACGTACTCGATGCCACTGAAGTGGCAAGCAGACTGGGTATCGAATTTAAGACTGTAAATATATCAGAGATACTTTCCGGATATATGAACACAATTCCAGAGAGTTCAGCTTTCAATTCACATGCCAATGGTAACCTCAAATCCAGGATTCGTATGTCTGTCCTTTATTATTACGCGAACATGATGTCAAGAATGGTCATGGGAACAGGCAACAAAACAGAAATACTTTTAGGCTATTTCACAAAATACGGGGATGGAGGAGTTGACATTGAACCAATAGGTGATCTCTATAAAACAGAGGTCAAAGAGATGTCAGCACTCATGGGAGTTCCGGAAGAGATAATCACAAAAGCTCCTTCTGCAAGGTTATGGGCAGACCAGACCGACGAGGATGAGCTTGGCATCACATATGAACTGGTTGACAGGTTCCTTGCTCTTTTACTGGAAGGAGAAAGCCCACAGGTTGCACAGAATACACTTGGCCTAACAGGCACCCAGAGAGATTCAGTGGTAAAACGCATTAATGTAAACCTCCACAAACAAAAAGCTCCTGCAATAGCAGAACTTAACTCTCTTAGATAA
- a CDS encoding tRNA(Ile)(2)-agmatinylcytidine synthase, whose product MSTEYTKMVIGIDDTDSREGMCTTYLCALLRDELSSFANIIAEPILVRLNPTIPYKTRGNASVALFVQCKEPGKVMEHVLQRVTSMACMENENTNPGVVFITDDQFDKVRDTLSDFFRRAVKEVITIDEAKKLASELDITFEVFKNGRGLIGALSACGAILSPDWDHTYEYLAYRETDVWGTQRCVDEDSLFEADVQTYPDTWDTVDIKNNMVVCVPHSGDPVLYGIRGRNASSVERSASFVSSEPVERICRYKTNQGTDMHLIPVSTISDIQEMHSYILEGVVFCEPKTIKGGHTIFSLKDAVGDTIDCAAFEPTKNFRELIRKLIPGDVVVVYGSVTERTVNIEKIKITGLSPKYEVKNPVCTSCGKRMKSAGSGQGYRCKKCSTRSDVTERLEVKREIEAGFYEVPPCARRHLAKQLLRFEEENLPVFPGR is encoded by the coding sequence ATGAGTACTGAATACACTAAAATGGTTATAGGTATTGACGATACGGATTCAAGGGAAGGTATGTGTACTACCTACCTCTGTGCTCTTTTAAGGGATGAGCTTTCATCTTTTGCAAATATCATAGCAGAACCTATACTTGTCCGCCTTAATCCTACTATTCCATACAAGACCCGTGGGAATGCATCTGTAGCGTTGTTTGTGCAGTGCAAAGAACCAGGGAAAGTAATGGAACATGTGCTCCAAAGGGTTACTTCCATGGCGTGCATGGAGAATGAGAACACCAACCCTGGTGTGGTTTTTATTACTGATGATCAGTTCGACAAGGTTAGAGATACACTGAGCGATTTTTTCAGGCGTGCTGTCAAAGAAGTGATAACAATAGATGAAGCGAAAAAACTGGCTTCAGAACTTGACATCACATTTGAAGTATTCAAGAATGGCCGTGGACTTATCGGTGCTCTTTCTGCATGTGGTGCAATTCTAAGTCCTGATTGGGATCATACATATGAGTATCTTGCATACAGAGAAACAGACGTATGGGGTACCCAGCGCTGCGTTGATGAAGATTCTCTCTTTGAAGCTGATGTACAGACATATCCCGATACATGGGACACCGTTGATATAAAAAATAACATGGTAGTTTGCGTACCTCACTCTGGCGATCCTGTCCTTTACGGAATAAGGGGAAGGAATGCATCTTCTGTGGAAAGGTCTGCATCCTTTGTTAGTTCCGAACCGGTGGAACGTATATGCAGATATAAGACAAATCAAGGTACTGATATGCATCTGATCCCGGTATCAACAATCAGTGATATTCAGGAAATGCATTCCTATATTCTGGAAGGAGTGGTGTTTTGCGAACCAAAGACAATCAAGGGAGGGCATACTATCTTCTCTCTGAAGGATGCTGTTGGGGATACAATTGACTGTGCTGCCTTTGAGCCTACAAAGAACTTCAGGGAACTTATACGCAAACTGATCCCAGGTGATGTGGTTGTTGTCTATGGCAGTGTTACTGAAAGAACAGTTAATATTGAAAAAATTAAGATAACCGGGCTTTCTCCAAAATATGAGGTTAAAAATCCGGTATGCACTTCCTGTGGAAAGAGAATGAAATCTGCTGGCTCAGGTCAGGGCTACAGATGCAAAAAATGTAGCACAAGGTCTGATGTTACAGAACGATTAGAAGTGAAAAGAGAAATTGAAGCTGGATTCTATGAGGTTCCACCCTGTGCAAGAAGGCATCTTGCAAAGCAGCTTCTGAGATTTGAAGAAGAGAATCTGCCCGTTTTCCCTGGCAGATAG
- a CDS encoding ATP-binding protein: MSIDGSLSKSSVVKDTGIGIPKDEIKHIFKRFYQMDGSLTRRYGGNGLGLYLCKGIVEAHAGFIWATSEEGKGTEIHVLLPAINDEKS, from the coding sequence ATGAGTATTGATGGTAGTTTATCGAAATCCTCTGTTGTAAAAGATACTGGAATAGGTATTCCCAAAGATGAAATAAAACATATTTTCAAAAGGTTCTATCAGATGGACGGTTCTCTTACACGTCGATATGGTGGCAACGGTCTTGGATTATATCTATGTAAGGGTATAGTGGAGGCACACGCTGGTTTTATCTGGGCAACAAGTGAAGAAGGCAAAGGGACTGAGATACATGTGCTTCTTCCAGCAATTAATGATGAAAAATCCTGA
- a CDS encoding IS5 family transposase, whose protein sequence is MDSFTDFALNEEYKRLQSVGDKLAEIEYLVDWKPFRPILESMYINRTASGGRPEADVIVMFKMLVLQQWHGLSDAELEKQCIDRISFRKFLGFPEYVPDSTTVWSFRKRIIDNGKEKAVWDEMQNQLDALGLKIKKGMIQDATFIHSDPGHAKADVLRGKDAKTRRSKDGTWTKKNGKSHFGYKLHTIIDKDYELIRRFETTTASLHDSQVDLSEKGEVVYRDKGYFGAIAKGFAATMQRAVRGHPLGIMDILRNERISVKRVPCERVYAVTKEIFKTRKVLVTTVERVNAKMLMTAFCFNLHQLRTLKTKGVI, encoded by the coding sequence ATGGATTCTTTTACTGATTTTGCCTTAAATGAAGAATATAAGCGTCTCCAATCTGTCGGAGATAAGCTTGCTGAAATTGAATATTTAGTAGATTGGAAGCCTTTTCGCCCTATTCTGGAGTCAATGTACATAAACAGAACAGCTTCAGGCGGACGGCCTGAAGCTGATGTTATTGTAATGTTCAAGATGCTTGTTCTGCAACAATGGCATGGTCTTTCTGATGCTGAGCTTGAAAAGCAGTGTATTGACAGGATATCCTTTAGGAAATTCCTGGGATTTCCTGAATATGTACCAGACAGTACAACTGTCTGGTCATTCAGGAAGAGAATTATCGACAATGGTAAAGAAAAAGCGGTGTGGGATGAAATGCAGAATCAGCTTGATGCTCTTGGTTTGAAGATTAAAAAAGGAATGATCCAGGATGCAACTTTTATTCACTCAGATCCAGGACATGCAAAAGCAGATGTACTCAGAGGAAAAGATGCGAAAACAAGAAGAAGCAAAGATGGAACCTGGACTAAGAAAAATGGTAAATCTCACTTTGGATACAAACTTCATACAATTATTGATAAGGATTATGAACTAATCAGAAGATTTGAGACAACAACTGCATCACTTCACGATTCACAGGTTGATCTGTCTGAAAAGGGTGAAGTGGTGTATAGAGATAAAGGATATTTTGGAGCAATAGCAAAAGGTTTTGCAGCAACAATGCAACGAGCTGTAAGAGGACATCCTTTAGGAATAATGGATATCCTCAGAAATGAAAGAATAAGTGTGAAAAGAGTCCCTTGCGAAAGAGTGTATGCAGTGACAAAAGAAATATTTAAAACCAGAAAGGTTCTTGTTACAACTGTAGAAAGAGTGAATGCAAAAATGTTGATGACAGCTTTTTGTTTTAATCTGCATCAATTGAGGACACTAAAAACCAAAGGAGTAATTTAG